One part of the Actinomycetes bacterium genome encodes these proteins:
- a CDS encoding decaprenyl-phosphate phosphoribosyltransferase, which translates to MTVAVTGSEAAAGEVSEKRRGPVVALLVALRPRQWLKNSIVVAAPLAAATLLLPRTLWLTAVAIVAMCLASSAGYLVNDVRDVAADRLHPVKRLRPIAARELGAGVAVVVAGLLGLGALALAAMVDRPGLVLVIAVYLATTVAYSLWLKHEAVLDIAIVASGFVLRALAGGMATGVAPSRWFLIVAAFGSLFLVAGKRASELVRDDHDPTSARRALGDYSADYLRFVWQLAAAITITAYCLWGFGLAPHAGRIDWEPISVAPFVLALLRYAQHVERGDAGEPETLALQDRTLQVLALVWLVVFTLGAYHL; encoded by the coding sequence ATGACCGTGGCCGTCACCGGCAGCGAGGCCGCCGCGGGTGAGGTCTCCGAGAAGAGACGAGGGCCGGTCGTGGCGCTCCTCGTCGCGCTGCGGCCCCGTCAGTGGCTGAAGAACTCGATCGTCGTGGCTGCGCCGCTCGCGGCGGCAACCCTGCTGCTGCCCAGGACGTTGTGGCTGACCGCCGTCGCGATCGTCGCGATGTGCCTGGCGTCCAGTGCCGGGTACCTCGTCAACGACGTCCGGGATGTCGCCGCGGACCGACTGCATCCGGTCAAGAGGCTTCGCCCCATCGCAGCGAGAGAGCTCGGTGCCGGCGTCGCCGTCGTCGTCGCCGGGCTCTTGGGGCTCGGCGCGCTGGCCCTCGCGGCCATGGTCGACCGTCCTGGCCTCGTGCTCGTGATCGCGGTCTACCTCGCCACCACTGTCGCGTACTCGTTGTGGCTGAAGCACGAGGCCGTCCTCGACATCGCCATCGTCGCGAGCGGGTTCGTGCTACGAGCGCTCGCCGGGGGGATGGCCACCGGTGTGGCGCCGTCGCGATGGTTCCTCATCGTCGCGGCGTTCGGGTCCTTGTTCCTCGTCGCCGGCAAGAGGGCCTCCGAACTGGTCAGGGACGATCACGACCCGACGTCCGCGCGGCGAGCACTGGGTGACTACTCGGCCGACTATCTGCGCTTCGTCTGGCAGCTCGCCGCCGCCATCACGATCACGGCGTACTGCCTCTGGGGCTTCGGGTTGGCCCCGCACGCCGGTCGCATCGACTGGGAACCGATCTCGGTCGCGCCGTTCGTGCTGGCACTCCTTCGGTACGCACAGCATGTCGAACGGGGTGACGCGGGCGAGCCGGAGACCCTCGCGCTGCAGGACCGGACCTTGCAGGTGCTGGCCCTCGTGTGGCTCGTCGTCTTCACGCTGGGGGCCTACCACCTATGA
- a CDS encoding OsmC family protein has protein sequence MSDDDVRSVVVRRLEHAHHEAINVRGGRLRFGTGDTQDFSPTELLLVAIAGCTGLDVDFITTRRAEPEHFELAMSGRKVRDEGGNHLVDLTVTFDVRFPAGPDGDAARDALPIAIERSHERLCTVSRTVELGTPIETRQAAT, from the coding sequence ATGTCGGATGACGACGTGCGCTCGGTTGTCGTACGTCGTCTCGAGCACGCCCACCACGAGGCGATCAACGTGCGCGGCGGGCGCCTGAGGTTCGGCACGGGGGACACCCAGGACTTCAGCCCGACCGAGCTCCTGCTGGTCGCGATCGCCGGCTGCACCGGCCTCGACGTGGACTTCATCACCACCCGCCGGGCAGAGCCGGAGCACTTCGAGCTTGCCATGTCGGGGCGCAAGGTGCGTGACGAAGGCGGCAACCATCTCGTCGACCTCACGGTCACCTTCGACGTTCGCTTCCCCGCAGGGCCTGACGGGGATGCCGCGCGTGATGCGCTCCCGATCGCCATCGAGCGCTCGCACGAGCGACTCTGCACGGTCTCGCGGACCGTGGAGCTCGGCACACCCATCGAGACGAGGCAGGCAGCGACATGA
- a CDS encoding phosphodiester glycosidase family protein, translating into MQSAERETPLLDEEVPTEQRRPRRRLRRNLRLVRTLLLIAVIVIGWSVAHALLAPGTDSASVRLAEWARNHSLGFAVTGLEEAQYKMHPPKVGGTPDLSLLQGSEITSPPSGSPVSRSSATGRSRATSVASVSIQATLASIATPALKGEGVYRAAAYAHGQPIVQVAYLRPDSQHTSYLAGVMWMDGAQVRFVQHPGYADPGNLNLWKQPDTIPPSARKGLVATFNSGFKLKDARGGYYADGHTMGKLTPGAASLVIYRDGHAAIGAWGSEVSMNSSVVSVRQNLRLLIDNGKVAGNVAKDVQSNWGATLKGSYYVWRSGLGVTSAGDFVFVAGNALSVQSLANLLQHAGAVRAMQLDINPAWISGMWYTPGPGGATPHKLVDFKRPVNRYFTDTSRDFIAVYGR; encoded by the coding sequence ATGCAGTCGGCCGAGCGAGAGACCCCGCTCCTCGACGAGGAAGTCCCCACGGAACAGCGTCGACCTCGGCGCCGGCTGCGTCGGAACCTGCGGCTGGTCCGGACGCTGTTGCTGATCGCAGTCATCGTGATCGGCTGGTCGGTCGCCCATGCCCTGCTCGCTCCGGGGACCGACAGCGCGTCGGTTCGTCTCGCCGAGTGGGCGCGCAACCACTCCTTGGGCTTCGCGGTCACCGGCCTCGAAGAGGCGCAGTACAAGATGCATCCGCCCAAGGTGGGCGGAACGCCTGACCTCTCCCTTCTCCAGGGATCGGAGATCACCTCTCCGCCCTCGGGCTCGCCGGTGAGCCGCTCGAGCGCCACCGGTCGCTCTCGAGCGACGAGCGTTGCATCAGTGTCGATCCAGGCGACCCTCGCCTCGATCGCGACGCCGGCGCTGAAGGGTGAGGGGGTCTACCGCGCGGCGGCGTACGCCCACGGGCAGCCGATCGTGCAGGTCGCCTACCTACGACCCGACTCGCAGCACACTTCCTACCTCGCCGGCGTGATGTGGATGGACGGGGCGCAGGTCCGTTTCGTCCAGCACCCCGGCTATGCCGACCCCGGGAACCTCAACCTCTGGAAGCAGCCGGACACCATTCCGCCCTCGGCGCGCAAGGGCCTTGTCGCCACGTTCAACAGCGGGTTCAAGCTCAAGGATGCCCGCGGGGGCTACTACGCCGATGGCCACACCATGGGGAAGCTCACGCCCGGCGCCGCGTCCTTGGTCATCTACCGCGACGGTCATGCAGCCATCGGTGCCTGGGGGAGCGAGGTGTCGATGAACAGCTCGGTCGTCTCGGTCCGCCAGAACCTGAGGCTGCTCATCGACAACGGCAAGGTCGCTGGCAACGTCGCCAAGGACGTTCAATCGAACTGGGGCGCGACGCTCAAGGGTTCGTACTACGTCTGGCGCTCCGGTTTGGGGGTGACGTCGGCCGGCGACTTCGTCTTCGTCGCCGGCAACGCCCTGTCGGTGCAGTCACTGGCGAACCTGCTCCAGCATGCCGGCGCCGTCCGCGCGATGCAGCTCGACATCAACCCCGCATGGATCTCGGGAATGTGGTACACCCCGGGACCCGGCGGGGCCACGCCGCACAAGCTGGTGGACTTCAAACGTCCGGTGAACCGGTACTTCACTGACACCAGCCGGGACTTCATCGCGGTCTACGGGCGCTGA
- a CDS encoding alpha/beta fold hydrolase — protein sequence MTESAFDAFTTDDGVEIAFQHWKGDDDLPTLVLHHGFTGDTTRDWVDTGVVGILHGAGRTVVAPDARGHGHSGKPHREDAYGEPRMARDLSGLIDATGVPEIDLVGFSMGAVVSLIAATQEKRIRRLVTVGVGAAVVERGGVDSASLRRDVLADALIAEDPGPLDPRAQAFLDGLEGRDVDRVALSLVARSAHMSHIPLDRISAPTLVIAGDTDPFAQRPEVLSAAIPGARLLVVSGDHGGSVTNRQFTANVLEFLGS from the coding sequence ATGACCGAATCGGCTTTCGACGCCTTCACGACCGACGACGGCGTCGAGATCGCCTTTCAGCACTGGAAGGGCGACGACGACCTCCCGACGCTGGTGCTGCACCACGGCTTCACCGGCGACACCACGCGCGACTGGGTGGACACGGGTGTCGTGGGGATCCTGCACGGGGCGGGTCGCACGGTGGTCGCGCCAGACGCGAGGGGCCACGGGCACTCGGGCAAGCCTCATCGGGAGGACGCGTACGGCGAGCCGCGCATGGCCCGAGACCTGTCCGGGCTCATCGACGCCACGGGCGTGCCGGAGATCGACCTCGTCGGCTTCTCGATGGGCGCGGTCGTCTCGCTGATCGCGGCAACGCAGGAGAAGCGGATCCGCCGACTGGTCACCGTCGGCGTCGGGGCGGCCGTCGTGGAACGAGGCGGGGTCGACTCCGCGTCACTGAGGCGCGACGTCCTCGCCGACGCGCTCATCGCCGAGGACCCAGGTCCGCTCGACCCCCGTGCGCAGGCCTTCCTCGACGGCCTCGAGGGACGCGATGTCGACCGAGTCGCCCTCTCCCTCGTCGCGAGATCAGCGCACATGAGCCACATCCCGCTCGACCGGATCAGCGCGCCCACCCTGGTCATCGCAGGCGACACCGACCCGTTCGCGCAGCGACCGGAGGTGCTGTCGGCGGCGATCCCGGGAGCCCGGCTCCTCGTCGTCTCCGGAGACCACGGCGGGTCTGTCACGAACCGGCAATTCACCGCCAACGTCCTCGAGTTCCTCGGGTCCTAG